GTGGATTGACAGGGCGCACGCGGCTGGTTCAACATCCGCCCGAAACAAGAACTTGAAGCGCGCCGCATATGCGATGCGCTTGGGATAATAACAAACCCCTCGAAAACCCCGGAATCACAGATGCAGGACGCGGCCTCTCCCGCACCGATTGAAAGCGTGCTGCTCAACCAAGCGGCGGGCGCCACGATCCGGCACGGTTATTTCACTCGGGCCGGCGGCGTTTCCGAAGGGATGTATCGTGGCCTCAATGTCGGCCTCGGCTCCAGCGACGAACGCGACAAGGTTCTGGAAAATCGCCGTCGCGTCGCCGCCTGGTTCGGCTTGCCGATCGAGCGGCTGGCAACGGTGCATCAGGTCCATTCCCCCGATGTCGTGACGATCGGCGCCGACTATGACGGCATCCGCCCCGACGCCGATGCAATGGTGACGGCAGCCCCTGGTATTGTGCTTGGCGTGCTTGCCGCCGATTGCGGGCCGATCCTGTTTGCTGACCCGGATAATCGCGTCATCGGCGCTGCCCATGCCGGCTGGAAGGGCGCGTTGACGGGCGTGCTCGAAAATACCATCGCCGCCATGGAGGCGCTGGGTGCGGACCGCGCTCGCATCGTCGCCTGCCTCGGCCCCTCGATCAGCCAGGCAAGTTATGAGGTCGGTCCCGAATTCGTCGAGCGTTTCGTCGCCGAAAACCCGGACGACGAGCGCTTTTTCGTGCCTTCCGCAACGCCCGGCCACGCCATGTTCGACCTGCCGGCGCTGACCGTCGACCGGCTGACGAAAGCCGGCGTGCGGGCCGAAAGCCTCGGCCTCTGCACTTATCCGGACAATGAGCGCTTCTTTTCCTACCGCAGGACGACACATCGCAAGGAGCCGGATTACGGCCGCCAGATTTCCGCGATATCAATTAGGGAGACTTGAGCAGAATGGCACTGCACTTCGAAAAGGCCGAATTCGCAAGCCGGCTTGCGCGCCTCACCGAGAAGATGAAGGAAGAAAAGCTCGACGCCTTGCTGCTTTTTGCCCAGGAAAGCATGTACTGGCTGACCGGCTACGACACCTTCGGCTACTGCTTCTTCCAGACGCTGGTCGTCAAGAGTGACGGCACCATGGCGCTGATCACTCGCTCGGCCGATCTTCGCCAGGCCAGACATACCTCAATCCTCGAGGACATCCATATCTGGGTCGACCGGGTCAACGCCGACCCGACGCTCGACCTGAAGAACCTGCTGGTCGAGATGGATCTGCTCGGCGCCCGCATCGGTGTCGAATACGATACCCACGGCATGACCGGCCGCGTCGCCCGCCTGCTCGACGCGCAATTGACCACCTTCGGCCAGATCGTCGACGCCTCCTACCTCGTCAGCCGCCTGC
This Rhizobium brockwellii DNA region includes the following protein-coding sequences:
- the pgeF gene encoding peptidoglycan editing factor PgeF — protein: MQDAASPAPIESVLLNQAAGATIRHGYFTRAGGVSEGMYRGLNVGLGSSDERDKVLENRRRVAAWFGLPIERLATVHQVHSPDVVTIGADYDGIRPDADAMVTAAPGIVLGVLAADCGPILFADPDNRVIGAAHAGWKGALTGVLENTIAAMEALGADRARIVACLGPSISQASYEVGPEFVERFVAENPDDERFFVPSATPGHAMFDLPALTVDRLTKAGVRAESLGLCTYPDNERFFSYRRTTHRKEPDYGRQISAISIRET